In Gopherus evgoodei ecotype Sinaloan lineage unplaced genomic scaffold, rGopEvg1_v1.p scaffold_31_arrow_ctg1, whole genome shotgun sequence, a single window of DNA contains:
- the LOC115640374 gene encoding splicing factor U2AF 26 kDa subunit isoform X3, translating to MAEYLASIFGTEKDKVNCSFYFKIGACRHGDRCSRLHNRPTFSQTIVLLNLYRNPQNTAQSADGSHCHVSDVEVQEHYDNFFEEVFTELAEKYGEIEEMNVCDNLGDHLVGNVYVKFRREEDAERAVGELNNRWFNGQAVRAELSPVTDFRESCCRQYEMGECTRGGFCNFMHLRPISRELRRQLYGRSRHRRYIRPSR from the exons GGTTAACTGCTCTTTTTACTTTAAGATCGGGGCTTGTCGTCACGGAGACAGGTGTTCCCGCCTCCACAACAGACCCACCTTCAGCCAG ACCATCGTGCTGCTGAATCTGTATCGGAACCCCCAGAACACGGCCCAGTCGGCAGACGGCTCGCACT gtCATGTCAGCGATGTGGAAGTGCAGGAGCATTATGACAATTTCTTTGAG GAGGTCTTCACAGAGTTGGCGGAGAAGTATGGGGAGATCGAGGAGATGAACGTTTGTGACAACCTTGGGGATCACCTGGTCGGCAACGTCTATGTCAAG TTCCGGCGGGAGGAGGACGCCGAGCGGGCTGTGGGGGAGCTGAACAATCGCTGGTTCAATGGCCAGGCCGTGCGGGCTGAGCTGTCCCCAGTCACCGACTTCCGCGAGTCCTGCTGCCGCCAGTACGAgatggg ggagTGCACGCGCGGAGGGTTCTGCAACTTCATGCACCTGCGGCCCATATCCCGGGAGCTGCGCCGGCAGCTGTATGGGCGGAGCCGGCACCGGCG GTACATCCGACCTTCCCGCTGA
- the LOC115640374 gene encoding splicing factor U2AF 26 kDa subunit isoform X1: protein MAEYLASIFGTEKDKVNCSFYFKIGACRHGDRCSRLHNRPTFSQTIVLLNLYRNPQNTAQSADGSHCHVSDVEVQEHYDNFFEEVFTELAEKYGEIEEMNVCDNLGDHLVGNVYVKFRREEDAERAVGELNNRWFNGQAVRAELSPVTDFRESCCRQYEMGECTRGGFCNFMHLRPISRELRRQLYGRSRHRRAPSPSRSHDRPRDKKRQRSPDHRYGRF from the exons GGTTAACTGCTCTTTTTACTTTAAGATCGGGGCTTGTCGTCACGGAGACAGGTGTTCCCGCCTCCACAACAGACCCACCTTCAGCCAG ACCATCGTGCTGCTGAATCTGTATCGGAACCCCCAGAACACGGCCCAGTCGGCAGACGGCTCGCACT gtCATGTCAGCGATGTGGAAGTGCAGGAGCATTATGACAATTTCTTTGAG GAGGTCTTCACAGAGTTGGCGGAGAAGTATGGGGAGATCGAGGAGATGAACGTTTGTGACAACCTTGGGGATCACCTGGTCGGCAACGTCTATGTCAAG TTCCGGCGGGAGGAGGACGCCGAGCGGGCTGTGGGGGAGCTGAACAATCGCTGGTTCAATGGCCAGGCCGTGCGGGCTGAGCTGTCCCCAGTCACCGACTTCCGCGAGTCCTGCTGCCGCCAGTACGAgatggg ggagTGCACGCGCGGAGGGTTCTGCAACTTCATGCACCTGCGGCCCATATCCCGGGAGCTGCGCCGGCAGCTGTATGGGCGGAGCCGGCACCGGCG GGCCCCGTCCCCATCGCGTTCCCACGACCGGCCCCGGGACAAGAAACGCCAGCGCTCGCCCGACCATCGCTATGGACGCTTCTGA
- the LOC115640374 gene encoding splicing factor U2AF 26 kDa subunit isoform X2 — translation MAEYLASIFGTEKDKVNCSFYFKIGACRHGDRCSRLHNRPTFSQTIVLLNLYRNPQNTAQSADGSHCHVSDVEVQEHYDNFFEEVFTELAEKYGEIEEMNVCDNLGDHLVGNVYVKFRREEDAERAVGELNNRWFNGQAVRAELSPVTDFRESCCRQYEMGECTRGGFCNFMHLRPISRELRRQLYGRSRRAPSPSRSHDRPRDKKRQRSPDHRYGRF, via the exons GGTTAACTGCTCTTTTTACTTTAAGATCGGGGCTTGTCGTCACGGAGACAGGTGTTCCCGCCTCCACAACAGACCCACCTTCAGCCAG ACCATCGTGCTGCTGAATCTGTATCGGAACCCCCAGAACACGGCCCAGTCGGCAGACGGCTCGCACT gtCATGTCAGCGATGTGGAAGTGCAGGAGCATTATGACAATTTCTTTGAG GAGGTCTTCACAGAGTTGGCGGAGAAGTATGGGGAGATCGAGGAGATGAACGTTTGTGACAACCTTGGGGATCACCTGGTCGGCAACGTCTATGTCAAG TTCCGGCGGGAGGAGGACGCCGAGCGGGCTGTGGGGGAGCTGAACAATCGCTGGTTCAATGGCCAGGCCGTGCGGGCTGAGCTGTCCCCAGTCACCGACTTCCGCGAGTCCTGCTGCCGCCAGTACGAgatggg ggagTGCACGCGCGGAGGGTTCTGCAACTTCATGCACCTGCGGCCCATATCCCGGGAGCTGCGCCGGCAGCTGTATGGGCGGAGCCGGC GGGCCCCGTCCCCATCGCGTTCCCACGACCGGCCCCGGGACAAGAAACGCCAGCGCTCGCCCGACCATCGCTATGGACGCTTCTGA